One Halostagnicola kamekurae DNA segment encodes these proteins:
- a CDS encoding NUDIX domain-containing protein, with protein sequence MACREAVSGVVYKNDQFLLVHNRGWDESVLCFPQGGIKAGESDREALERELVEELVPGHSRSWIARTTSTTTSSRREIARDTANSVSRSGSSNLSARRTT encoded by the coding sequence ATGGCGTGTCGGGAAGCGGTGAGCGGAGTCGTCTACAAGAACGACCAATTCCTTCTCGTCCACAACAGAGGGTGGGACGAATCGGTCCTTTGTTTCCCGCAGGGCGGTATCAAAGCCGGTGAGAGCGACAGGGAGGCACTCGAACGAGAGCTCGTGGAAGAACTCGTACCAGGGCATTCGAGGTCGTGGATCGCTCGGACCACGTCCACCACTACGAGTTCGCGCAGAGAGATAGCGAGGGATACAGCGAACAGCGTCAGTCGATCTGGTTCGTCGAATTTGTCGGCGAGAAGAACGACGTAG
- a CDS encoding DNA polymerase sliding clamp, translated as MFKAIVSAETLTSALDSVSVLVDECKIHLEEEGLEIRAVDPANVGMVDLSLEAAAFESYEADGGVIGVDLSRLEDIAGMAESGQLIQFELDEETRKLHIQIDGLEYTLALIDPDSIRQEPDIPDLDLPAEVVLEGKDLNRSVKAADMVSDHIALGVDESEEFFYVNAEGDTDDVHLELTRDDLIDLQVGPARSLFSLDYLKDMNKAIPSDTEVTLALGEEFPIKMFFGYGDGNGQVTYMLAPRIQSD; from the coding sequence ATGTTCAAGGCCATCGTGAGCGCCGAAACGCTCACCAGCGCGCTCGATTCGGTGAGCGTGCTGGTCGACGAATGTAAGATCCACCTCGAGGAGGAGGGCCTCGAGATTCGGGCCGTCGATCCCGCCAACGTCGGGATGGTCGACCTCTCGCTCGAGGCGGCCGCGTTCGAATCCTACGAAGCCGACGGCGGCGTCATCGGCGTCGATCTCTCGCGACTCGAGGACATCGCCGGCATGGCCGAATCCGGCCAGCTCATCCAGTTCGAACTCGACGAGGAGACGCGCAAACTCCACATCCAGATCGACGGGCTCGAGTACACCCTCGCGCTGATCGACCCCGACTCGATCCGACAGGAGCCGGACATCCCGGACCTCGACCTGCCGGCGGAGGTCGTCCTCGAGGGCAAAGACCTCAACCGATCGGTCAAAGCCGCCGACATGGTCTCGGACCACATCGCACTCGGCGTCGACGAGAGCGAGGAGTTCTTCTACGTCAACGCGGAGGGAGACACCGACGACGTCCACCTCGAGTTGACGCGCGACGATCTGATCGACCTGCAGGTCGGCCCGGCCCGCTCGCTGTTCTCGCTCGATTACCTGAAGGACATGAACAAGGCGATCCCATCCGATACCGAAGTGACCCTCGCGCTCGGCGAGGAGTTCCCGATCAAGATGTTCTTCGGCTACGGCGACGGAAACGGGCAGGTCACGTACATGCTCGCGCCGCGGATCCAGAGCGACTGA
- a CDS encoding HalOD1 output domain-containing protein: MVSSSDPADSPSKHVVDIDGGRPSEVLVATVAALAKTDAASLPPLYDVIDPEALDALYEHVRTRTVGEANGYRVTFPYEGYEVCVEFDGRIRLATP; the protein is encoded by the coding sequence ATGGTCTCCTCCAGCGACCCTGCTGATTCTCCGTCGAAACACGTCGTCGATATCGACGGCGGGCGGCCGAGCGAAGTCCTCGTCGCGACAGTAGCGGCCCTCGCGAAAACGGACGCGGCCTCGTTACCGCCGCTGTACGACGTCATCGATCCCGAAGCTCTCGACGCGCTCTACGAACACGTTCGAACGCGGACCGTAGGCGAGGCGAACGGCTATCGAGTCACGTTCCCCTACGAGGGCTACGAGGTGTGCGTCGAGTTCGACGGGCGGATTCGACTCGCAACCCCGTAG
- a CDS encoding alpha/beta fold hydrolase, translating into MPRVTRDGVSIYYERDERADGTTGEPVVFVQGLGYGRWMWRWQREALANEFDVIAPDNRGTGRSDAGLPPGVSKLPRRLRAPLLSTLGSYSIEGMAADLEAVLEDAGIFDAHIVGASMGGMIAQQYAVDYSRAASLTLCCTSHGGPDAVPIPEETREHVFSTPTGLTERERLRHRMRPAFSERFTNRNPHLVDRIIEWRLEQDAPEPAIEAQAGAVRSFDLADRLDQIRVPTLVVHGTADRVIPVENARLLETKIPDATLETIEGGSHCVFIEASDAVNDHLRSFLRDRVRPNASA; encoded by the coding sequence ATGCCACGGGTCACTCGAGACGGCGTGTCGATCTACTACGAGCGAGACGAGCGCGCGGACGGGACGACGGGTGAGCCGGTCGTCTTCGTGCAGGGGCTGGGCTACGGGCGGTGGATGTGGCGCTGGCAGCGCGAGGCGCTCGCGAACGAGTTCGACGTGATCGCGCCCGACAACCGGGGAACCGGTCGATCGGACGCCGGCCTCCCGCCGGGCGTTTCGAAACTGCCGCGGCGACTGCGCGCGCCCCTGCTTTCGACACTCGGCAGCTACTCCATCGAGGGGATGGCCGCTGACCTCGAGGCCGTCCTCGAGGACGCCGGGATCTTCGACGCCCACATCGTCGGCGCGAGCATGGGTGGGATGATCGCCCAGCAGTACGCCGTCGACTACTCGCGGGCCGCCTCGCTCACGCTTTGTTGTACGAGCCACGGCGGACCGGACGCGGTCCCGATCCCCGAGGAAACCCGCGAACACGTCTTCTCGACGCCGACGGGACTGACCGAACGGGAGCGACTCCGCCACCGGATGCGCCCGGCGTTCTCCGAGCGCTTTACCAACCGAAACCCCCATCTCGTGGACCGAATCATCGAGTGGCGACTCGAGCAGGACGCCCCGGAACCGGCCATCGAGGCACAGGCAGGGGCGGTCCGGAGCTTCGACCTCGCGGATCGGCTCGATCAAATCCGGGTGCCGACGCTCGTCGTCCACGGCACCGCGGATCGGGTGATCCCCGTCGAAAACGCCCGGCTGCTCGAGACGAAAATCCCGGACGCGACCCTCGAGACTATCGAGGGTGGCTCACACTGCGTTTTCATCGAAGCGAGCGACGCGGTGAACGATCACCTTCGATCGTTCCTCCGCGATCGGGTTCGGCCGAACGCCTCGGCGTGA
- the priL gene encoding DNA primase regulatory subunit PriL, with product MQRLHARYPFLEAARESVATEAVDLATVVEQDQDVVERARERVVASLEEGTTGEPHRDPRVELLSYPVARVLVSLGGESILVRKYARAEAEAAFDRFTDDLADTTELQSVETAGLDLGDLLAEFDLEESVRAVDDDRYRIDVGTYLPLAGDLWEDEWRLVNRPLADGEVPVDEGELLTLLREAVRERIEDGLPFDVPDAIGNALEEEAEEVREVLAELDLTREIDTVVPDLFPPCMKALLDQIQKGEHLAHHSRFAITAFLASIGMETDDIVDLYRVNSSFGEEMTRYQTDHIRGDTSPTEYSPPSCATMQSYGDCVNKDDLCEQIPHPMAYYEHRIDDADEDELEDWRETTAEGDA from the coding sequence ATGCAGCGACTGCACGCCCGATACCCCTTCCTCGAGGCGGCCCGCGAGTCGGTCGCCACGGAGGCCGTCGATCTGGCAACCGTCGTCGAGCAGGACCAGGACGTCGTCGAGCGCGCCCGCGAGCGCGTCGTCGCCTCGCTCGAGGAGGGAACGACGGGCGAGCCCCACCGGGATCCCCGCGTGGAACTGCTCTCCTATCCCGTGGCACGGGTGCTCGTCTCGCTCGGCGGCGAGTCGATACTCGTGCGCAAGTACGCCCGCGCCGAAGCCGAAGCGGCCTTCGACCGGTTCACGGACGACCTCGCGGACACGACGGAACTACAGAGCGTCGAGACGGCCGGACTCGACCTCGGGGACCTCCTCGCCGAGTTCGACCTCGAGGAGTCAGTTCGGGCGGTCGACGACGATCGGTACCGGATCGACGTGGGAACGTACCTCCCTCTCGCCGGCGACCTCTGGGAGGACGAGTGGCGACTGGTCAACCGACCGCTCGCGGATGGAGAGGTGCCGGTCGACGAGGGTGAGCTACTGACGCTCCTGCGCGAAGCCGTGCGCGAACGGATCGAGGACGGACTCCCGTTCGACGTTCCGGACGCGATCGGGAACGCGCTCGAGGAGGAAGCCGAGGAGGTCCGCGAGGTGCTCGCGGAACTGGACCTGACTCGGGAGATCGATACCGTCGTTCCGGACCTGTTCCCGCCGTGTATGAAGGCGCTGCTCGACCAGATTCAGAAGGGCGAACACCTGGCCCACCACTCCCGGTTCGCGATCACGGCGTTTCTGGCGAGCATTGGGATGGAGACCGACGACATCGTCGACCTCTACCGGGTGAACTCCTCGTTCGGCGAAGAGATGACGCGCTACCAGACCGATCACATCCGCGGCGATACCTCGCCGACCGAGTACTCCCCGCCCTCGTGTGCGACGATGCAGTCCTACGGCGACTGCGTGAACAAAGACGACCTCTGCGAGCAGATCCCCCACCCGATGGCGTACTACGAACACCGGATCGACGACGCCGACGAGGACGAACTCGAGGACTGGCGGGAGACGACGGCCGAAGGCGACGCCTGA